In one window of Halorubrum sp. BV1 DNA:
- a CDS encoding cobalamin-independent methionine synthase II family protein — protein sequence MTANQIQTTHIGSLPRPPELLELLTKRQDGDPVDEAEWDATVADATRDVVERQAEANVDIANNGEQSRVSFNWYVADRLSGIEGKREQELWADLQEFPDYAEETFKTDVIDLSEHPVVTGSVEYTGRDEAEAELSAFREALDAVDADFADTFVTAASPSVVTATHVDDHYGDYEEYLFAVADAMAEEYQIVADAGFTLQIDAPELLTVGHTAAYADEPLAEVKGATRLHVQALNEALSGIPAEQVRLHTCWGSYEGPHHLDTDLADMLPEIYEADISGLSVEQANPRHQHEYRAFAEHPVPDGWTLIPGVVDVKTNIIDHPETIADRLERVADAVADGTPLVAAPDCGFGTQAGLGMVDPEIAWAKLEALDEGTAIATERIYG from the coding sequence ATGACGGCCAACCAGATCCAGACGACGCACATCGGCAGCCTTCCGCGGCCGCCCGAACTGCTCGAACTCCTCACGAAGCGGCAGGACGGCGACCCCGTCGACGAAGCGGAGTGGGACGCGACCGTCGCTGACGCCACGCGCGACGTGGTCGAGCGGCAGGCCGAGGCGAACGTCGACATCGCGAACAACGGCGAGCAGTCCCGCGTCTCGTTCAACTGGTACGTCGCGGACCGTCTGAGCGGCATCGAGGGGAAACGCGAACAGGAGCTGTGGGCGGACTTGCAAGAGTTCCCCGACTACGCCGAGGAGACGTTCAAGACCGACGTCATCGATCTCTCCGAACACCCCGTCGTGACCGGGTCGGTCGAGTACACCGGCCGAGACGAGGCCGAGGCCGAACTGTCCGCGTTCCGCGAGGCGCTCGACGCCGTCGACGCCGACTTCGCGGACACGTTCGTCACCGCGGCGTCGCCGAGCGTCGTCACCGCCACGCACGTCGACGACCACTACGGCGACTACGAGGAGTACCTCTTCGCCGTCGCCGACGCCATGGCCGAGGAGTACCAGATCGTCGCGGACGCGGGATTCACGCTCCAGATCGACGCGCCGGAACTCCTGACGGTCGGTCACACGGCGGCGTACGCGGACGAGCCGCTCGCGGAAGTGAAGGGCGCGACGCGGCTCCACGTGCAGGCGCTCAACGAGGCGCTCTCTGGAATTCCAGCTGAGCAGGTCCGACTCCACACCTGCTGGGGGAGCTACGAGGGACCGCATCACCTCGACACGGATCTGGCTGACATGCTTCCCGAGATCTACGAGGCCGACATCTCCGGCCTGAGCGTCGAGCAGGCGAACCCCCGACACCAGCACGAGTACCGCGCGTTCGCGGAGCATCCGGTTCCCGACGGCTGGACGCTGATCCCGGGCGTCGTCGACGTGAAGACGAACATCATCGACCACCCCGAGACGATCGCGGACCGACTGGAGCGCGTCGCCGACGCGGTCGCGGACGGAACTCCGCTCGTCGCCGCACCCGACTGCGGGTTCGGCACGCAGGCCGGGCTCGGCATGGTCGACCCCGAGATCGCGTGGGCGAAGCTGGAAGCCTTAGACGAGGGGACCGCGATCGCGACCGAGCGGATCTACGGCTGA
- a CDS encoding thioredoxin domain-containing protein, whose amino-acid sequence MTHTRRSLLAGAAAIGVVGAAGCLGGSGNGGDSGTTVGLDTGEYDCDLTAPTDPDLDFRPTLGDPEADVRVQAFEDFTCPHCATYTLEELPTIREEYLASGDIRYEHWDFPIPVNETWAVPVASAARGVGARGGDEAFFDFSTAVYESQGSYSGEAIGAAAETAGGDPCAAMADAEFSAYEEASMSDRSEGESIGVSGTPAIFVNGEPVDGYGADAISAAIESALSDG is encoded by the coding sequence ATGACACACACGCGACGGTCCCTGCTCGCGGGCGCTGCGGCTATCGGCGTCGTCGGCGCGGCCGGGTGTCTCGGCGGTAGCGGCAACGGCGGCGACAGCGGGACCACGGTCGGCCTAGACACGGGCGAGTACGACTGTGACCTAACCGCGCCCACCGACCCGGATCTCGACTTCCGGCCGACGCTCGGCGACCCGGAGGCGGACGTGCGCGTACAGGCGTTCGAGGACTTCACGTGTCCCCACTGTGCGACTTACACGCTCGAGGAGCTTCCGACGATCCGCGAGGAGTACCTCGCGTCCGGCGACATCCGGTATGAACACTGGGACTTCCCGATTCCGGTCAACGAGACGTGGGCCGTCCCCGTGGCTAGCGCGGCGCGAGGAGTCGGTGCCCGCGGCGGTGATGAGGCGTTTTTCGACTTCTCGACGGCGGTTTACGAATCGCAGGGGAGCTACAGCGGCGAGGCGATAGGGGCGGCCGCCGAGACAGCGGGCGGCGACCCCTGTGCGGCCATGGCCGACGCCGAGTTCTCCGCCTACGAGGAAGCGTCGATGAGCGATCGGAGCGAAGGCGAGTCGATCGGCGTCTCCGGAACGCCGGCCATCTTCGTGAACGGCGAACCCGTCGACGGATACGGCGCAGACGCCATTTCGGCGGCAATCGAGTCCGCACTCTCTGACGGCTGA
- a CDS encoding universal stress protein, which yields MIDRVLVPMDDSALSERALRYALDVHSDAQITVLHVVGEPSRMMGVATEIALSDDSDERIRELAADVLDRAREIADEYDTTVDGEIEVGSPARQILDRAESFDAVVMGTHGGSLADRLLVGNVAQTVFRRSPVPVTVVR from the coding sequence ATGATCGATCGCGTACTGGTCCCGATGGACGATTCCGCGCTGTCCGAGCGGGCGCTGCGGTACGCGCTCGACGTTCACAGCGACGCACAGATAACCGTGTTACACGTCGTGGGTGAGCCGTCGCGAATGATGGGGGTAGCGACGGAGATAGCTCTCTCCGATGACAGCGACGAGCGGATCCGTGAACTCGCGGCGGACGTGCTGGATCGCGCCCGCGAGATCGCGGACGAATACGACACGACCGTCGACGGAGAGATCGAAGTCGGGTCGCCGGCGCGGCAGATCCTCGATCGGGCCGAGTCGTTCGACGCGGTCGTGATGGGTACGCACGGCGGGTCACTCGCAGACAGGCTGCTCGTCGGTAACGTGGCACAGACGGTGTTCCGTCGGTCACCCGTTCCGGTGACCGTCGTGCGGTGA
- a CDS encoding DUF5811 family protein, producing MNGNNPYAGAPGVTNAGEPAAVDLTPDQERRLRRAVAGIVTRTESYLPNSYAVGSELSVGTNGPQATVAVNPPAGHPVSAGFTPDPDDLDAGIADADTDEVARGLAASAAMQVMEAVGDVTPTAK from the coding sequence ATGAACGGCAACAACCCGTATGCCGGGGCACCGGGCGTGACGAACGCGGGCGAGCCCGCGGCCGTCGACCTCACCCCCGACCAAGAACGGCGTCTCCGGCGCGCGGTAGCCGGGATCGTCACGCGAACCGAGTCGTATCTCCCCAACAGCTACGCCGTCGGATCCGAGCTGTCCGTCGGTACGAACGGGCCGCAGGCGACCGTCGCCGTCAACCCGCCGGCCGGACATCCGGTTTCGGCCGGCTTCACACCCGACCCCGACGACTTAGACGCCGGTATCGCCGACGCAGACACCGACGAGGTCGCGCGCGGTCTCGCCGCGAGCGCCGCGATGCAGGTAATGGAAGCGGTCGGTGACGTGACGCCGACCGCGAAGTGA
- a CDS encoding DHH family phosphoesterase — MSGASGSAQTRYAILGCGSVGHAVAEELTGRGKDVLILDRDESRVEALRDQDLNARVQDIAEPDVTEELVDRDIVLILASDVEANKAAVSAVRDTGGDHYVVVRASDPVSEDELRDRGADVVINPSTVIADSALQSLETGELEYMARQLAEIIEAGDGRMAILTHDNPEPDSIASATALQAIADAFGVEADILYSGDVGHQENRAFVNLLGIDLVARSEAPKLAEYGTIAAVDLAKSADDGFDFDTDIDIYIDHLEADVPFDARFVDVRTNVSSTSTILTKYLQEFDQSPSEAVATALLYGIRAETLDFKRDTTPADLTAAAYLHPFANHDTLEQVESPSMSPETLDVLAEAIQNREVQGSHLFSTAGFIRDREALAQAAQHLLNLEGITTTAVLGIADDTIYLAARSKDIRLNIGNVLDEAFSEMGDAAGHSTQGSLEIPLGIFTGIEASGDNRDTLLELTEEAVRRKLFDALGVEGGGNESGNGS, encoded by the coding sequence ATGAGTGGGGCATCCGGATCGGCGCAGACGCGGTACGCCATCCTCGGCTGTGGAAGCGTCGGGCACGCCGTCGCGGAGGAACTCACGGGCCGCGGCAAGGACGTGCTCATCCTCGACCGAGACGAGAGCCGCGTCGAGGCGCTCCGCGATCAGGACCTCAACGCTCGCGTGCAGGACATCGCCGAGCCCGACGTGACCGAGGAGCTTGTCGACCGCGACATCGTGTTGATCCTCGCCAGCGACGTCGAGGCCAACAAGGCGGCCGTCTCGGCGGTTCGCGACACGGGCGGAGACCACTACGTGGTCGTCCGGGCGTCGGATCCGGTGAGCGAGGACGAACTCCGTGATCGGGGCGCGGACGTGGTCATAAACCCCTCGACGGTGATCGCGGACAGCGCGCTCCAGTCGCTCGAAACGGGCGAACTGGAGTACATGGCTCGCCAGCTCGCCGAGATAATCGAGGCGGGCGACGGACGGATGGCGATCCTCACACACGACAACCCGGAACCCGATTCCATCGCGTCGGCGACCGCGTTACAGGCTATCGCGGACGCGTTCGGCGTCGAGGCGGACATTCTCTACTCCGGCGACGTCGGCCATCAGGAGAACCGCGCTTTCGTCAACCTCCTCGGGATCGACCTCGTGGCGCGGTCTGAGGCCCCGAAGCTCGCGGAGTACGGGACCATCGCCGCGGTCGACCTCGCGAAGTCCGCCGACGACGGGTTCGACTTCGATACCGATATCGACATCTACATCGACCACTTGGAGGCCGACGTGCCCTTCGACGCGCGGTTCGTCGACGTGCGCACGAACGTCTCCTCGACGTCGACCATCCTCACGAAGTACCTACAGGAGTTCGACCAGTCGCCGTCGGAGGCGGTCGCGACCGCCCTCCTCTACGGTATCCGAGCCGAGACGCTCGATTTTAAACGAGATACGACGCCAGCGGACCTGACGGCGGCCGCGTACCTCCACCCGTTCGCCAACCACGACACGCTCGAACAGGTCGAATCGCCGTCGATGAGCCCCGAGACGCTCGACGTGCTCGCGGAGGCGATCCAGAACCGTGAGGTGCAGGGGAGCCACCTCTTTTCGACCGCCGGGTTCATCCGCGACCGCGAGGCGCTCGCGCAGGCTGCCCAACACCTCCTTAACCTCGAAGGGATCACGACCACGGCCGTGTTGGGTATTGCCGACGACACGATCTATCTCGCGGCGCGCTCGAAGGACATCCGCCTGAACATCGGAAACGTCCTCGACGAGGCGTTCTCGGAGATGGGCGACGCCGCCGGTCACTCGACGCAGGGGTCACTTGAGATCCCGCTCGGGATCTTCACGGGCATCGAGGCGAGCGGCGACAACCGCGACACGCTGCTCGAACTCACCGAGGAGGCCGTTCGGCGGAAGCTGTTCGACGCACTCGGCGTCGAGGGGGGAGGCAACGAGAGCGGCAACGGCTCGTAG
- a CDS encoding sugar phosphate nucleotidyltransferase: protein MKAVVLAGGYATRLWPITHHRPKMFLPVGENTVIDEIFEDLEADDRVDEVFVSTNERFADTFAAYLADSPFEKPTLSVEETVEEDEKFGVVGALAQLVDREGVDDDLIVVAGDNMISFDLGEFADFFESKGTPTLAAYDVGDRERAKSYGLVDLDGDEVIDFQEKPDDPKTTLVSIACYAFPAETLPDLSTYLEDGNNPDEPGWFLQWLQGRGSVHAFTFDGAWFDIGTADSYLDAVEYALDGGSLVADGATVEDSEIGDVVHVMDGATVTDSTLDRAVVFEDATIADSSIRNSVIDEGATLTGVDLSGSLIGAYTSITDGDGF, encoded by the coding sequence ATGAAAGCCGTCGTACTCGCGGGGGGATACGCGACCAGACTCTGGCCCATCACTCACCACCGACCGAAAATGTTCCTTCCGGTGGGAGAAAACACCGTCATCGACGAGATATTCGAGGACTTGGAGGCCGACGACCGCGTCGACGAGGTGTTCGTCTCGACGAACGAGCGGTTCGCCGACACGTTCGCAGCGTATCTCGCCGATAGCCCCTTCGAGAAGCCGACGCTCTCGGTCGAAGAGACCGTCGAGGAAGACGAGAAGTTCGGCGTCGTGGGGGCGCTCGCACAGCTCGTCGACCGTGAGGGCGTCGACGACGACCTGATCGTCGTCGCCGGGGACAACATGATCAGCTTCGATCTGGGCGAGTTCGCGGACTTCTTCGAATCGAAGGGGACGCCGACGCTTGCCGCCTACGACGTCGGCGACCGCGAGCGCGCCAAGTCGTACGGGCTCGTCGACCTCGACGGCGACGAGGTGATCGACTTCCAAGAGAAGCCCGACGACCCGAAGACGACGCTCGTTTCTATCGCCTGTTACGCGTTTCCGGCCGAGACGCTGCCCGACCTCTCGACGTACCTCGAAGACGGTAACAACCCGGACGAGCCCGGGTGGTTCCTCCAGTGGCTCCAAGGGCGCGGGTCGGTCCACGCGTTCACCTTCGACGGCGCGTGGTTCGACATCGGGACCGCCGACAGTTACCTCGACGCGGTCGAGTACGCGCTCGACGGCGGAAGTCTCGTCGCCGACGGCGCGACCGTCGAGGACTCCGAGATCGGCGACGTCGTCCACGTGATGGACGGCGCGACGGTCACCGATTCGACGCTCGACCGAGCGGTCGTCTTCGAAGACGCGACCATCGCCGACTCGTCTATTCGCAACTCCGTGATCGACGAGGGCGCGACACTGACGGGCGTCGACCTCTCCGGCTCGCTGATCGGCGCGTACACCTCGATCACCGACGGCGACGGGTTCTAA
- a CDS encoding CinA family protein, which yields MAERDAGNADEAKSIGERLTERDETLAVAESLTGGLVGSRVTDVPGASAYFDRGFVTYAYDAKRELLGVSRESLDGEGAVSAAVAEEMAAGARDRAGTTWAVSTTGIAGPGGGTAEKPVGLVYVGVAYAAPWGTEDSFVRSERFRLDGDRAAVKRRSADAALDVLARGIRDVDGKR from the coding sequence ATGGCCGAACGCGACGCGGGCAACGCGGACGAAGCGAAGTCGATCGGAGAGCGTCTCACTGAGCGAGACGAGACCCTCGCTGTCGCCGAATCGCTGACCGGCGGGCTCGTCGGATCGCGAGTGACGGACGTCCCGGGCGCGAGCGCGTATTTCGACCGCGGCTTCGTCACGTACGCGTACGACGCGAAGCGCGAACTGCTCGGGGTCTCCCGCGAGTCGCTCGACGGTGAGGGGGCGGTGAGCGCGGCCGTCGCCGAGGAGATGGCGGCCGGCGCGCGCGACCGAGCGGGGACGACGTGGGCGGTGTCGACGACCGGCATCGCCGGACCCGGCGGCGGGACCGCAGAGAAGCCCGTCGGACTCGTGTACGTCGGGGTCGCGTACGCCGCGCCGTGGGGAACGGAGGACTCGTTCGTTCGGAGCGAACGGTTCCGTCTCGACGGGGATCGAGCCGCGGTGAAACGACGGTCCGCGGATGCGGCCTTAGACGTGCTCGCCCGCGGGATCCGCGACGTCGACGGCAAGAGGTAG
- a CDS encoding succinylglutamate desuccinylase/aspartoacylase family protein translates to METIERGSAGTSRVAIVGGIHGDEPAGETIVRRLAATLDAEGSGDGTVRLVIANEPALAAETRYTDADLNRAFPGDPESDEYERALAPRVAAAVDGMDAVLALHTSHSAPPPFAIYSDLTPSVRRSVTGMPIDYALDSGNLRSTTLDSVVPHAVSIEVGRQGSEEAVEFGYEACLAFLRAHGALDDEPPAFTETTVVAGDEEVPKGGGEPHVYFENFEPIPRGAVFAEDDVYTHRVDEEGVVPILASEHGYEEIFGIYGRVQRTLQPPDAAGDGPV, encoded by the coding sequence ATGGAAACGATCGAACGCGGGTCAGCGGGAACGTCCCGCGTCGCGATCGTCGGCGGAATTCACGGCGACGAACCCGCGGGCGAAACGATCGTGCGGCGACTCGCCGCGACGCTCGACGCGGAGGGATCGGGAGACGGCACCGTCCGACTCGTCATCGCTAACGAGCCGGCGCTGGCGGCGGAGACACGCTACACGGACGCGGACCTGAACCGGGCGTTCCCGGGCGATCCCGAGAGCGACGAGTACGAGCGCGCGCTCGCGCCTCGTGTCGCGGCGGCTGTCGACGGGATGGACGCCGTGTTGGCGCTCCACACCTCACACAGCGCGCCGCCGCCGTTCGCGATCTACAGCGACTTGACTCCGTCCGTCCGTCGGAGCGTGACCGGCATGCCGATCGACTACGCCCTCGACTCGGGGAATCTCCGATCGACCACGCTCGACTCCGTCGTCCCACATGCCGTCTCGATCGAGGTCGGTCGACAGGGCAGCGAGGAGGCCGTCGAGTTCGGCTACGAGGCGTGTCTCGCGTTCCTGCGGGCGCACGGCGCGCTCGACGACGAGCCGCCGGCGTTCACGGAGACGACGGTCGTGGCGGGCGACGAGGAGGTGCCGAAGGGCGGCGGCGAGCCCCATGTGTACTTCGAGAACTTCGAGCCGATACCCCGCGGTGCCGTGTTCGCGGAAGACGACGTGTACACGCACCGGGTCGACGAGGAGGGCGTCGTCCCCATCCTCGCGAGCGAGCACGGGTACGAAGAGATATTCGGTATCTACGGCCGAGTGCAGCGCACGCTGCAGCCGCCGGACGCGGCGGGAGACGGTCCCGTTTGA